The Jeotgalibacillus aurantiacus genome has a window encoding:
- a CDS encoding DNA-directed RNA polymerase subunit alpha — MIEIEKPKIETVEISDDAKYGKFVVEPLERGYGTTLGNSLRRILLSSLPGAAVTSIQIDSVLHEFSTIEGVVEDVTTVIMNIKKLALKIYSDEEKTLEIDVQGDGQVTAADITHDSDVEILNPDLYIATIGKNGHLRVRLTASRGRGYTPADQNKREDLPIGVIPIDSIYTPVSRVNYQVENTRVGQMTNFDKLSLDVWTDGSIGPKEAVALGAKILTEHLNIFVGLTNEAQNAEIMVEKEEDQKEKVLEMTIEELDLSVRSYNCLKRAGINTVQELANKSEEDMMKVRNLGRKSLEEVKAKLDELGLGLRRED; from the coding sequence ATGATCGAAATTGAAAAGCCAAAAATTGAAACGGTTGAGATCAGCGATGATGCCAAGTACGGAAAATTCGTTGTAGAGCCACTTGAGCGTGGGTATGGTACAACATTGGGTAACTCCTTGCGTCGTATCCTATTATCCTCACTTCCTGGTGCAGCAGTAACGTCAATCCAGATTGATAGCGTACTGCACGAGTTTTCAACGATCGAAGGCGTCGTGGAAGATGTTACAACAGTTATAATGAATATCAAGAAGCTGGCATTGAAGATCTATTCAGATGAAGAAAAAACACTTGAAATCGATGTTCAAGGTGATGGACAGGTAACTGCTGCCGATATCACTCATGACAGTGACGTAGAGATCCTTAACCCTGATCTTTATATCGCAACGATTGGGAAGAACGGCCATCTTCGTGTGCGTTTAACAGCATCACGCGGACGCGGTTATACACCAGCCGATCAGAACAAACGTGAAGATCTGCCAATTGGTGTGATTCCAATTGACTCAATCTACACACCTGTTTCTCGTGTAAACTATCAGGTTGAAAACACTCGTGTTGGTCAAATGACGAACTTCGATAAGCTTTCACTTGATGTCTGGACAGACGGAAGCATTGGCCCGAAAGAAGCTGTTGCTCTAGGTGCTAAGATTCTGACTGAACACCTTAATATCTTCGTAGGATTAACGAACGAAGCACAGAATGCCGAAATCATGGTAGAAAAAGAAGAAGATCAGAAAGAGAAAGTTTTGGAGATGACCATCGAAGAGCTTGACCTGTCTGTTCGTTCTTACAACTGCCTGAAGCGTGCAGGAATCAACACTGTTCAGGAGCTGGCTAACAAGTCAGAAGAGGACATGATGAAAGTG